One Dermacentor silvarum isolate Dsil-2018 chromosome 10, BIME_Dsil_1.4, whole genome shotgun sequence genomic window carries:
- the LOC119432001 gene encoding calcyphosin-like protein, protein MSLTPIEKLRHQCLQRGAHGIKAFARQFRAMDHSGDKKLDKREFKKGLQDFKVDLSDHEVDTLFKELDTDGSGSISFNEFLVALRPPMSAARLDCIKETFHKMDKSGDGIITVHDLKGHYNARQPKFQSGELSEDDAFQLFLQNFDSTNNPDGKVTIEEFVDYYAGVSASVDTDSYFDLMMKNAWKF, encoded by the exons ATGTCCTTGACTCCCATTGAGAAGCTTCGCCACCAGTGCCTCCAGCGGGGCGCGCACGGCATCAAGGCGTTTGCACG GCAGTTCCGCGCCATGGACCACTCCGGGGACAAGAAGCTTGACAAGAGAGAGTTCAAGAAGGGCCTGCAGGACTTCAAGGTGGACCTGAGCGACCATGAGGTGGACACCCTGTTCAAGGAGCTCGACACGGATGGCAGCGGCAGCATCTCTTTCAACGAGTTCCTTGTTGCGCTCAGG CCTCCAATGTCGGCGGCCCGTCTGGACTGCATCAAAGAGACGTTCCACAAGATGGACAAGTCCGGAGACGGAATCATCACTGTCCATGACCTCAAGGGTCATTACAATGCTCGGCAGCCCAAGTTCCAGAGTGGGGAACTCAGTGAGGACGACGCGTTTCAGCTATTCCTGCAGAACTTCGACAGTACCAATAACCCCGACGGCAAG GTGACAATCGAAGAATTCGTCGACTACTATGCGGGTGTGAGCGCCTCTGTTGACACGGATAGCTACTTCGACCTCATGATGAAGAATGCCTGGAAGTTCTGA